Proteins encoded together in one Mycolicibacter minnesotensis window:
- a CDS encoding AAA family ATPase — protein MALDPGLKIIAVRLVVETVSGVQFGHTFTFQEGLNVIRGDNTSGKSTTLQAIVYALGLEGMLGASHQIPLPHSMTEKLAFDSEEFDVIESYVELEAANKNGQFVTVRRFVKHPSVNTKLINVAMGPAITEPNAYESRDFFVRRAGGAQREAGFHHFLADFIGWKLPNVTRMDGSEIPLYMETLFPYFYVEQKHGWSGVQARIPTYLGIRDVGKRSAEFVLRLQIFDLILEKQRISSSVAELEAQWRQSLRDLGEAADAAGVTLAKVPSTLKESLEEDIAEPLTVVEGDWVALDEAIPRLRDQLSAMMARSVPAVRDVSTQLDTDVAAEEDAINDRLVEVAVIVNQREEFRRRRNQLELRIDALEADLQKHKDARTLVELGANFATELLGENICPTCHQDVHDGMDISSHVMAVQENIDFIGRELTTLRSALNDIESSGSALRVRERSARTALIDARRRVRALRETLVSADSAPSAIDVANRLQLQDRVERLEESGRQIAGLRQGLVSTAQHWQKQRELLRSVNVNDLHGTDLTKILALETYLRSQLVRYGFSSLSTSEVDISRETYRPAHEGFDLGFDLSASDMIRVIWAYLMGILRVADEYGGNHLNLLIFDEPKQQDTASESYQELLQEAAGQGARGAQLIFATSENLDSLLAMLGDTAYHLQDIGAGKKLLRPITSS, from the coding sequence ATGGCGTTAGATCCTGGCCTCAAAATCATCGCGGTGAGATTGGTCGTTGAGACTGTCTCGGGCGTACAGTTCGGGCATACATTCACATTTCAAGAGGGCCTAAATGTCATCCGTGGTGATAACACAAGCGGTAAATCGACGACCCTCCAAGCGATCGTCTATGCCCTGGGATTAGAAGGGATGCTGGGCGCATCGCACCAGATACCGTTACCGCATTCGATGACAGAGAAGCTCGCGTTTGATTCCGAGGAATTTGATGTCATCGAGTCGTATGTTGAACTTGAAGCAGCTAACAAGAATGGGCAATTTGTCACAGTTCGCAGATTCGTAAAGCATCCATCGGTGAATACGAAACTGATCAATGTGGCGATGGGGCCAGCGATTACAGAACCGAATGCTTACGAGTCGCGCGATTTCTTTGTTCGTCGTGCTGGCGGTGCTCAGCGTGAAGCCGGTTTTCACCACTTCTTAGCGGACTTCATTGGTTGGAAACTCCCAAACGTAACTCGAATGGATGGCTCAGAGATACCGTTGTACATGGAGACTTTGTTTCCGTACTTCTACGTTGAGCAAAAACACGGATGGTCCGGCGTGCAGGCGCGAATCCCAACGTACCTCGGCATTAGAGATGTGGGCAAGAGGTCGGCAGAATTCGTACTTAGGCTCCAAATATTTGACCTCATTTTAGAAAAACAGCGGATATCTTCTTCGGTCGCCGAATTGGAGGCGCAATGGCGTCAATCACTGCGTGACCTAGGGGAGGCTGCGGATGCTGCCGGCGTTACGCTGGCAAAGGTTCCGTCAACTCTCAAAGAGTCCTTGGAAGAAGATATTGCTGAGCCTCTGACCGTTGTCGAGGGTGATTGGGTGGCGCTTGATGAAGCGATACCTCGGCTACGCGATCAGCTTTCGGCCATGATGGCTCGGTCTGTTCCGGCGGTGAGGGATGTATCGACGCAACTTGATACCGATGTCGCTGCCGAGGAGGACGCCATCAATGACCGACTAGTTGAAGTCGCAGTTATTGTAAATCAGCGAGAAGAATTTCGCCGCCGGCGTAATCAGTTGGAGCTTCGAATTGATGCCCTCGAAGCCGATCTTCAAAAACACAAGGACGCTCGTACTCTCGTTGAACTAGGTGCAAATTTCGCGACAGAATTACTTGGAGAAAACATCTGTCCGACATGTCACCAGGATGTTCACGATGGTATGGATATCTCGTCACACGTAATGGCTGTTCAAGAGAACATTGATTTCATCGGCCGTGAATTGACGACACTGCGTTCAGCGTTGAACGATATTGAGAGTTCGGGTTCCGCTCTGCGCGTTCGTGAACGGAGTGCTCGCACCGCACTGATAGACGCGCGGCGAAGGGTCCGCGCGCTTCGTGAGACGCTTGTGAGTGCTGATAGTGCGCCATCCGCGATTGATGTGGCAAATCGACTACAGCTACAAGACCGTGTTGAGCGGCTAGAGGAGAGTGGTCGCCAAATTGCTGGCTTGCGTCAAGGACTTGTGTCGACTGCGCAGCACTGGCAAAAGCAACGTGAATTGCTTCGGTCGGTGAATGTCAACGATTTGCATGGCACGGACCTGACGAAAATACTCGCGCTTGAGACATACCTCAGATCACAACTTGTGCGCTACGGTTTCAGCTCTTTGAGTACTAGCGAAGTTGACATTAGCCGGGAGACCTACAGGCCGGCTCACGAAGGATTCGATTTAGGATTCGACTTGTCCGCTAGTGATATGATTCGCGTGATTTGGGCATATTTGATGGGCATTCTCAGGGTTGCCGACGAATATGGCGGGAACCATCTCAATCTGTTGATTTTCGATGAGCCGAAACAGCAAGATACGGCGTCGGAAAGCTATCAAGAGCTTTTACAAGAGGCAGCAGGTCAGGGCGCGAGGGGTGCCCAGCTCATCTTCGCAACGAGCGAGAATCTCGACAGTCTGCTCGCGATGTTGGGCGATACGGCGTACCACTTGCAGGACATCGGCGCAGGTAAAAAGTTGTTGCGCCCCATCACAAGTTCCTGA
- a CDS encoding site-specific integrase, which translates to MIATTGQVLADAKAEGIVSRNVAESVNRVSVPHVSVPHKDADTCTEAEVSTFLGAIEGHRLAHAWELALSGLRRGELAGLRWLDFDFDAKMLAIANKRVAARGRTVENDPKSAAPRRMLPLQEWLVNVLRSAKAQQAARTLGARGEYWRMGVRSQQ; encoded by the coding sequence GTGATCGCGACAACCGGTCAGGTACTGGCAGATGCGAAGGCCGAGGGGATCGTTTCGCGTAACGTCGCTGAGTCAGTGAATCGCGTATCGGTGCCACATGTATCGGTGCCACATAAGGATGCCGATACCTGTACAGAGGCCGAGGTCAGCACCTTTCTCGGGGCAATCGAAGGCCATCGCCTTGCCCACGCTTGGGAACTAGCGCTTTCCGGCCTGCGCCGTGGAGAGCTGGCCGGCCTTCGCTGGCTGGATTTTGACTTCGACGCGAAAATGCTTGCGATTGCTAACAAGCGCGTCGCGGCCCGCGGACGCACCGTCGAGAACGACCCGAAGTCTGCGGCGCCGCGCCGTATGCTGCCCCTCCAGGAATGGCTCGTCAACGTCCTGCGGTCTGCTAAGGCCCAGCAGGCGGCCCGAACGCTTGGCGCTCGGGGCGAGTATTGGCGAATGGGCGTACGTAGTCAGCAATGA
- a CDS encoding tyrosine-type recombinase/integrase — MALGASIGEWAYVVSNEVGEPYAPGVLSRYWRDTVKAAGIRHIKLHAARHTCATLMHLQVVPAAVIAAWIGHKDATLTMKLYAHSQDDVLKAAGATLNPGCHNS; from the coding sequence TTGGCGCTCGGGGCGAGTATTGGCGAATGGGCGTACGTAGTCAGCAATGAGGTCGGCGAGCCGTACGCACCTGGCGTTCTATCGCGCTATTGGCGAGACACTGTGAAAGCCGCAGGCATCCGCCACATTAAGTTGCACGCGGCGCGGCACACATGCGCGACGCTGATGCATCTGCAGGTTGTCCCAGCGGCGGTGATTGCAGCATGGATCGGGCACAAGGACGCCACGCTCACGATGAAGCTGTATGCGCATTCTCAGGATGACGTATTGAAGGCAGCGGGGGCGACGTTGAACCCGGGTTGTCACAACTCGTGA
- a CDS encoding MspA family porin: protein MVSATSVLCRVVILACVGCLVAPPAGADPAPDAVPVAAEVPPKEPATVRTPDGWTLTVGTRDEAQVPVAPLTTAISSREYVSSGTYFAELIAPEGEAPAGVLEAGYQIGCGIDMSTANGVTMSGSAGMVPGLGAMVPIPPGPAAPFQLLPALATPVTGVVTVGLKPGLVFIVPVHQKVFKGAHPWVMISEFHVKIDGCVGQSFIRSYAVLTRETEESDVVLSYVGATTTV, encoded by the coding sequence ATGGTGTCGGCCACGTCAGTCCTTTGTCGGGTGGTGATTCTCGCCTGCGTGGGTTGTCTGGTGGCGCCGCCGGCTGGTGCCGATCCCGCCCCCGACGCTGTCCCGGTGGCTGCGGAGGTGCCTCCGAAAGAACCTGCCACCGTCCGCACCCCGGATGGCTGGACACTGACCGTCGGCACCAGGGATGAGGCGCAGGTTCCGGTGGCGCCGTTGACCACCGCGATCTCGTCTCGCGAGTACGTGTCCAGCGGAACATACTTCGCCGAGCTGATCGCTCCCGAGGGAGAGGCGCCAGCGGGAGTCCTGGAGGCGGGGTACCAGATCGGCTGTGGAATCGACATGAGTACCGCCAACGGCGTCACCATGTCCGGTTCCGCCGGCATGGTCCCGGGGCTGGGCGCGATGGTGCCGATCCCGCCGGGGCCGGCTGCCCCGTTCCAGTTGCTGCCGGCTCTCGCCACCCCGGTCACCGGTGTGGTCACCGTCGGGCTCAAACCTGGCCTGGTGTTCATCGTGCCGGTGCATCAGAAGGTGTTCAAGGGAGCCCATCCCTGGGTCATGATCAGCGAGTTCCACGTCAAGATCGACGGTTGTGTGGGGCAGTCGTTCATTCGCTCCTACGCGGTGCTCACCCGCGAGACCGAGGAATCCGACGTAGTGCTGTCCTACGTCGGGGCCACCACGACTGTCTGA
- the dcd gene encoding dCTP deaminase: protein MLLSDRDLRAEIAAGRLGINPFDDALVQPSSVDVRLDSLFRVFNNTRYTHIDPAKQQDELTTLVEPKPGEPFVLHPGEFVLGSTLECCTLPDDLAGRLEGKSSLGRLGLLTHSTAGFIDPGFSGHITLELSNVANLPITLWPGMKIGQLCLLRLTSPAEHPYGSTRVGSKYQGQRGPTPSRSYQNFIKSD, encoded by the coding sequence GTGCTGCTCTCCGATCGCGATCTGCGGGCCGAAATCGCCGCCGGCAGGCTGGGTATCAACCCCTTCGACGACGCTCTGGTCCAGCCCTCCAGCGTGGACGTTCGCCTCGACAGCCTGTTTCGGGTGTTCAACAACACCCGCTATACCCACATCGACCCTGCCAAGCAGCAGGACGAGTTGACCACGCTGGTCGAGCCCAAACCCGGCGAGCCGTTTGTGCTGCACCCCGGCGAGTTCGTGCTGGGTTCCACCCTGGAGTGCTGCACCCTGCCCGACGATCTGGCCGGCCGGCTGGAGGGAAAGTCGAGCCTGGGCCGGCTGGGTCTGCTGACGCACTCCACGGCGGGATTCATCGACCCCGGCTTCTCGGGCCACATCACTCTGGAGCTTTCCAACGTCGCGAATCTGCCGATCACACTGTGGCCGGGCATGAAGATCGGCCAGCTCTGCCTGCTGCGGCTCACGTCGCCGGCCGAGCACCCGTATGGCAGCACGCGCGTAGGGTCGAAATATCAGGGCCAGCGCGGGCCGACGCCGTCGCGCTCGTACCAGAACTTCATCAAGTCTGATTAG
- a CDS encoding DUF7159 family protein, protein MDIVLGVSVAPSAVRMVLVEGQSADGVTVEHDDFDVSADTQTAPERVVSAILGTREGAREGGYQLSSTGVTWSHPAEATALREALAGRKVENVMLVSAFLAAAALAQSVGSTTRYTRTALLFVEPETATLAVVSSDDGSITEVHRQALSPDDESAVAEITDLAAGAQRLESQPDGLFVVGSGVNVALIKPELEKATPLPVSVPEEPDMALARGAALASAHAPLFSSSTQAQAWAQDPGTGAWDPALVGGGHAYLAPGEVDYNLTASNEPLAYSAMPEVADDPELVDSGLLDFSTGIQPRERKPMLVTGGVAALFVVGVLGLAIALAVGMRAANTSRPDVRANVVTHQAPPPKAVVPPAPAPPAAPPVPAVEPAPPRAPAPAPAQRVPEPLPVAPAPVPVPVPVAPPPPPPVLPPPPLPKLGIPGLPGGPPLFGPPKGGWGPGDRGRGGGRGPGGGKGPGKGPGGGHGRGGGPFPFPLPGLHF, encoded by the coding sequence GTGGACATCGTTTTGGGAGTGTCAGTGGCGCCCTCGGCGGTCCGCATGGTGTTGGTGGAAGGCCAAAGCGCCGACGGGGTCACCGTCGAGCACGACGACTTCGACGTCAGCGCCGACACCCAAACCGCCCCGGAGCGGGTGGTCTCAGCGATCCTGGGCACCCGCGAGGGCGCCCGCGAAGGCGGCTATCAGCTCAGCTCCACCGGCGTGACCTGGAGCCATCCCGCCGAGGCGACCGCGCTGCGTGAGGCGCTGGCGGGCCGCAAGGTAGAGAACGTGATGCTGGTGTCGGCGTTCCTGGCCGCGGCCGCGCTGGCCCAGTCGGTGGGCAGTACGACGCGTTACACCCGCACGGCGCTGTTGTTCGTCGAGCCCGAGACCGCCACGCTGGCCGTCGTCAGTTCCGACGACGGTTCGATCACCGAGGTCCATCGCCAGGCGCTGTCCCCTGATGACGAGAGTGCGGTCGCGGAGATCACCGACCTGGCGGCCGGTGCCCAGCGGCTCGAGTCGCAGCCCGACGGTCTGTTCGTGGTGGGTTCGGGCGTAAACGTGGCGCTGATCAAACCGGAGTTGGAGAAGGCCACGCCCTTGCCGGTCAGCGTGCCGGAGGAGCCGGACATGGCGCTGGCCCGCGGCGCTGCATTGGCCAGCGCCCATGCGCCCCTGTTCTCGTCGTCCACCCAGGCGCAGGCCTGGGCGCAGGATCCGGGCACCGGTGCATGGGATCCGGCGCTGGTCGGCGGCGGCCACGCCTACCTCGCGCCGGGAGAGGTGGACTACAACCTCACGGCCAGTAACGAGCCGCTGGCGTACAGCGCGATGCCTGAGGTCGCCGATGATCCCGAGCTCGTCGACTCTGGGCTGCTCGACTTCAGCACCGGGATCCAGCCGCGCGAGCGCAAACCGATGCTGGTCACCGGTGGGGTAGCGGCGCTCTTCGTCGTGGGGGTGCTGGGACTGGCGATCGCGCTGGCCGTGGGTATGCGCGCGGCCAACACGTCCCGCCCCGACGTGCGGGCCAACGTCGTCACCCATCAGGCGCCGCCGCCGAAGGCTGTCGTCCCGCCTGCTCCCGCGCCGCCGGCGGCCCCGCCCGTGCCTGCCGTCGAACCAGCGCCACCGCGGGCGCCCGCTCCCGCGCCTGCCCAGCGGGTCCCCGAGCCGCTGCCGGTGGCTCCGGCTCCGGTGCCCGTTCCTGTGCCGGTGGCTCCGCCGCCCCCGCCACCGGTGCTGCCGCCCCCGCCGTTGCCCAAACTCGGTATTCCGGGCCTGCCCGGCGGCCCACCGCTGTTCGGCCCGCCCAAGGGGGGTTGGGGGCCTGGCGACAGAGGACGCGGTGGGGGCCGTGGCCCAGGTGGCGGCAAGGGGCCCGGCAAAGGACCCGGCGGCGGGCATGGGCGCGGCGGCGGCCCCTTCCCGTTCCCGCTGCCCGGCCTACATTTTTAG
- a CDS encoding DUF7159 family protein: MDIVLGVSMAPPSVRMVLVEGERASGVTVDEDGFEVDADSPVLPHQIVSAILGTQESARESGYRLASTGVTVADPLQAGQLRDALAGHRVENVMLVSAFLAAAALAQTVGGSVGYEHTALMFIEPDGATLAVVDSSDGSIADVQRVALPSDDAAAMGALTRLAAAAGRLSPRPDGLFVVGSGVNVGMVKPELDAASAIPVSVPEEPETALARGAALASAHAPLFDSSTSALAWARDPGTGVIDPELVALGYACPADYDATMGEFALAYSAVPDDAYSGYLDFAGDDAVEDVVGSDDEFYPPSSELRLIEEDSAPIRRRPFLLAGSGLAAFFVVGVCSLVVALAVSIRPTAADHPPPTGHLVGPAQQAPAPAPAPEAAPVPAPAPPPAAPPAVKVPVARPAPAAPAPAPAPAAPAPKAPAPAQVAPAPIPVPVPIQVPAPVEIPAPAAPVPAAPAPPPLIQQPELPPFLRPPAQKPPSNNGGNPSWLPGNNNGGGNKGGNPSWLPDNDGGGKKGGNPSPWLPGVGSNGGGNPWFPGLGGNSGGRGGTGGGSWFPGLGGGGGGKGGGGGGGGGGGWPF; this comes from the coding sequence GTGGACATCGTTTTGGGGGTCTCGATGGCGCCGCCATCGGTACGCATGGTCCTGGTCGAGGGGGAACGCGCCTCAGGCGTCACCGTCGACGAGGACGGATTTGAGGTGGACGCCGACTCTCCGGTACTGCCCCATCAGATCGTGTCGGCCATCCTGGGCACCCAGGAAAGCGCCCGCGAGAGCGGCTACCGGCTGGCCTCGACCGGGGTGACCGTCGCCGACCCGCTCCAGGCCGGACAGTTGCGCGACGCCCTGGCCGGCCATCGGGTCGAGAACGTGATGCTGGTGTCGGCGTTCTTGGCCGCCGCCGCCCTGGCGCAGACGGTGGGTGGATCAGTCGGCTATGAGCACACCGCCCTGATGTTCATCGAGCCCGACGGGGCGACCCTGGCCGTCGTCGACTCTTCAGACGGCTCGATCGCCGATGTGCAGCGGGTGGCGCTGCCCTCCGACGACGCCGCCGCCATGGGCGCGCTGACCCGGCTGGCCGCTGCGGCCGGCCGACTGTCCCCGCGCCCCGATGGCCTCTTCGTCGTCGGCTCCGGTGTCAACGTCGGCATGGTCAAACCGGAGTTGGACGCAGCCAGCGCCATCCCGGTCAGCGTCCCCGAAGAACCCGAGACCGCCCTGGCACGGGGCGCGGCGCTGGCCAGTGCCCACGCGCCGCTGTTCGATTCCTCGACCTCGGCGCTGGCGTGGGCGCGCGACCCCGGCACCGGCGTGATCGACCCGGAGCTGGTTGCGCTTGGTTACGCCTGCCCGGCCGACTATGACGCGACCATGGGCGAGTTCGCGCTGGCCTACAGCGCGGTGCCCGACGACGCCTACAGCGGCTACCTGGACTTCGCCGGAGACGATGCTGTCGAGGATGTCGTCGGCTCCGACGACGAGTTCTACCCGCCGAGTTCCGAACTGCGCCTCATCGAGGAGGACAGCGCACCGATTCGTAGGCGCCCCTTCCTGCTGGCTGGAAGCGGCTTGGCGGCGTTCTTCGTCGTCGGTGTCTGCAGTCTGGTGGTCGCACTGGCGGTCAGTATTCGGCCCACCGCCGCAGACCACCCACCGCCCACCGGGCACCTCGTCGGACCCGCTCAACAGGCCCCGGCCCCGGCGCCCGCCCCCGAAGCCGCGCCGGTGCCGGCCCCCGCGCCACCACCGGCGGCCCCGCCGGCGGTCAAGGTCCCGGTTGCTCGACCTGCCCCCGCCGCCCCGGCGCCTGCGCCTGCCCCCGCCGCCCCGGCACCGAAAGCGCCGGCACCCGCGCAGGTGGCTCCGGCCCCGATACCGGTGCCCGTTCCGATCCAGGTGCCTGCACCGGTCGAGATTCCCGCCCCGGCGGCCCCGGTACCCGCCGCTCCGGCTCCGCCGCCGCTGATCCAGCAACCCGAGCTGCCGCCGTTCCTGCGTCCGCCGGCGCAGAAACCGCCGTCCAACAACGGCGGCAATCCCTCGTGGTTGCCGGGCAACAACAACGGCGGCGGGAACAAGGGGGGCAACCCCTCGTGGCTGCCCGACAACGATGGCGGCGGCAAAAAGGGCGGAAACCCCTCCCCGTGGCTGCCCGGCGTCGGCTCCAACGGTGGCGGGAACCCGTGGTTTCCGGGCCTCGGTGGCAACTCCGGCGGACGCGGCGGCACCGGCGGAGGCTCCTGGTTCCCCGGCCTCGGCGGCGGTGGCGGCGGCAAAGGCGGGGGAGGCGGCGGAGGCGGCGGAGGCGGCTGGCCCTTCTGA
- a CDS encoding maleylpyruvate isomerase family mycothiol-dependent enzyme: MDYAAALLAQTRAFGELFRVGDPELAIPTCPEWNLNQLFRHFGRGNRWSAQIVADQMDGPLDPREVAGGKPPAETTAAIDWLNDGAQVVLDAVAKTGPDTPVWTFLGPRPASWWVRRRLHEATVHRADAALALGGEFTLALELAADGIGELLDLLPAVVARNADALPLADGQSVHLHATDDGLGSAGEWTIGRPTGTDTVRWAHEHGKATVALRGCARDLFLVATRRVPVADTDITVFGDAAVWQKWVEHTAF, translated from the coding sequence GTGGATTACGCCGCAGCATTGCTTGCTCAGACGCGTGCGTTCGGGGAGTTGTTCCGAGTAGGCGATCCCGAGCTGGCTATCCCGACCTGCCCGGAATGGAATCTGAACCAACTGTTCCGGCACTTTGGGCGGGGAAACCGTTGGTCAGCACAGATTGTCGCTGATCAGATGGACGGCCCACTGGATCCGCGCGAGGTCGCCGGCGGCAAGCCGCCCGCCGAGACCACCGCGGCGATCGACTGGCTGAACGACGGTGCACAGGTGGTGCTCGACGCTGTCGCCAAGACCGGGCCGGACACACCGGTCTGGACCTTCCTGGGCCCGCGCCCGGCGTCATGGTGGGTGCGTCGGCGGCTGCACGAAGCCACGGTGCATCGCGCCGACGCCGCCCTGGCCCTCGGGGGCGAGTTCACGCTGGCTCTGGAGTTGGCCGCCGACGGGATCGGTGAGTTGCTGGATTTGTTGCCCGCCGTCGTGGCACGCAACGCCGATGCCCTGCCACTGGCCGACGGCCAGAGTGTGCATCTGCACGCCACTGATGACGGGCTCGGATCGGCCGGTGAGTGGACCATCGGCCGGCCCACCGGCACCGACACCGTGCGCTGGGCGCATGAGCACGGCAAAGCGACGGTGGCGTTGCGCGGTTGCGCGCGTGACCTGTTTCTGGTGGCAACGCGCCGGGTCCCGGTGGCCGATACCGACATCACGGTGTTCGGTGACGCCGCGGTGTGGCAGAAGTGGGTCGAGCACACCGCCTTCTGA
- a CDS encoding nuclear transport factor 2 family protein, which produces MSTSEIATVLAWHDALAAGDLDTLEQLSSDDIEVADADGAGQGHQALRRWAETAAVNAGIGRMYVHDGVVVAELTPAGHGVAFRVVNDHVTAVFRHADLDGALAATDLTEADRVD; this is translated from the coding sequence ATGAGCACATCGGAGATCGCAACGGTCCTCGCCTGGCATGACGCCCTGGCCGCCGGTGACCTGGACACCCTGGAGCAACTGTCCAGCGACGACATCGAGGTGGCTGACGCCGACGGGGCCGGGCAAGGCCACCAGGCCTTGCGCCGGTGGGCCGAGACGGCCGCGGTCAACGCCGGTATCGGCCGAATGTATGTGCACGACGGCGTGGTGGTGGCCGAGCTGACCCCCGCGGGCCACGGGGTTGCATTCCGGGTGGTGAACGACCACGTCACCGCGGTGTTCCGCCACGCCGACCTGGACGGCGCCTTGGCCGCCACCGACCTCACCGAGGCCGATCGGGTCGACTAA